In one Bacteroides sp. genomic region, the following are encoded:
- a CDS encoding Fe-S cluster domain-containing protein, producing the protein MNEITLFSVLSLGAIGAISAIILYMVAQKFKVIEDPRIDLVADKLPGANCGGCGYAGCRAMAEAIVKAESLDGMSCPPGGNAVMQDIAEVLGLEAAEQEPMIAVLRCNGSRENSPPKVKYEGAMTCAFAHSLFAGEGGCPYGCLGCGDCVEACQFDAMYMDPVTGLPVILDDKCVACGACVKACPRNIIEMRKKGKKDRRIFVSCINKEKGGVARKNCEVACIGCGKCVKECKFDAITMENNLAYIDFNKCTLCRKCVPVCPTNAIHELNFPPRKPKVEAQAAIEEK; encoded by the coding sequence GTGAACGAAATTACGTTATTTTCCGTCTTATCACTGGGAGCCATTGGGGCGATATCTGCGATCATCCTGTATATGGTAGCCCAGAAATTTAAAGTTATAGAGGATCCACGCATCGACTTGGTGGCCGACAAGTTACCCGGAGCGAACTGCGGGGGATGCGGCTATGCTGGCTGCCGTGCCATGGCCGAAGCCATCGTGAAGGCCGAAAGCCTGGATGGGATGAGCTGTCCTCCGGGTGGTAATGCTGTGATGCAGGATATCGCCGAAGTTTTAGGCCTTGAAGCTGCCGAGCAGGAACCCATGATCGCGGTGCTTCGTTGTAATGGGAGCCGTGAAAATTCGCCCCCTAAGGTAAAATACGAGGGTGCAATGACCTGTGCCTTTGCCCATAGCCTGTTTGCGGGCGAGGGTGGCTGCCCTTATGGCTGCCTGGGATGCGGCGACTGCGTGGAGGCTTGCCAGTTCGATGCGATGTATATGGATCCGGTGACCGGCCTGCCAGTAATCCTCGATGACAAGTGTGTGGCTTGCGGGGCTTGTGTGAAAGCCTGCCCACGCAACATCATCGAGATGCGTAAGAAGGGCAAAAAGGACCGCCGCATTTTCGTTTCCTGCATTAACAAGGAGAAAGGCGGGGTTGCACGCAAGAACTGCGAGGTGGCCTGCATCGGCTGTGGCAAATGCGTGAAAGAATGCAAATTCGATGCCATCACCATGGAAAATAACCTGGCCTATATCGATTTCAACAAGTGCACGCTGTGCCGTAAATGCGTTCCGGTATGCCCCACCAATGCCATCCACGAACTGAACTTCCCGCCAAGGAAGCCGAAGGTGGAGGCGCAGGCTGCAATTGAAGAAAAGTAA
- the rsxC gene encoding electron transport complex subunit RsxC: MKTFKLGGVHPPENKLSAHAPIEVLTLPAVVTIPLSQHLGAPASPVVAKGDKVKAGQLIAKGSGFISANIHSSVSGTVAKIDDLPDSSGYRKKSIVINVEGDEWAEGIDLSADLVKECSLDAKEITARVNEMGIVGMGGATFPSHVKLMVPPGKKADVLIINGVECEPYLTSDHRLMLEKGREMLVGVTIQMKALGVSRAIIGIENNKPDALEHMRHLAKEFPGISVEPLKVKYPQGGEKQLIKALTGREVPSGKLPIEVGAVVHNVGTAYAVYEAVQKNKPLVERVVTVTGKGLQKSSNFQVRIGTPVSALIEAVGGMPEDTGKVVNGGPMMGKAVSNLEVPVTKGTSGILVFPSAESSRKPILNCIRCGRCATACPMGLEPYLLGALSDQKRDEDCEKERIMDCMECGSCHFICPSGRPLLDQIRVGKTRVGTMIRKRSQH; the protein is encoded by the coding sequence TTGAAAACTTTCAAGCTTGGTGGTGTTCATCCACCTGAAAATAAGTTATCAGCCCATGCGCCGATCGAGGTGCTGACCTTACCTGCCGTGGTGACGATTCCCTTGTCGCAGCATTTGGGAGCGCCGGCCAGTCCGGTAGTGGCTAAGGGCGACAAGGTAAAGGCGGGGCAGCTTATAGCCAAAGGCTCGGGATTCATTTCGGCCAACATTCATTCGTCTGTTTCTGGCACAGTGGCCAAGATTGACGACCTGCCCGATTCGAGCGGCTACCGCAAAAAATCCATCGTGATCAATGTGGAAGGCGATGAATGGGCTGAGGGCATCGATTTAAGTGCCGACCTGGTAAAAGAATGTTCCCTGGATGCCAAGGAGATCACTGCCCGGGTGAACGAAATGGGTATTGTAGGGATGGGCGGAGCTACCTTTCCATCACACGTCAAACTGATGGTGCCTCCGGGGAAAAAAGCTGATGTATTGATTATTAATGGTGTGGAATGCGAACCCTATCTGACCTCTGACCACAGGCTGATGCTGGAAAAAGGCAGGGAGATGCTGGTGGGGGTAACCATCCAGATGAAAGCCCTGGGTGTAAGTCGCGCTATCATCGGCATTGAGAACAACAAGCCCGATGCCCTTGAGCATATGCGGCATCTGGCGAAGGAATTTCCCGGGATCAGCGTAGAGCCCCTGAAGGTGAAATACCCGCAGGGCGGTGAAAAGCAACTCATTAAGGCCCTGACTGGCCGTGAGGTGCCTTCGGGTAAGCTTCCCATCGAAGTGGGTGCCGTGGTGCATAATGTGGGAACTGCTTATGCGGTATATGAGGCGGTACAAAAAAACAAACCACTGGTGGAACGGGTGGTGACCGTTACCGGAAAGGGGCTGCAGAAGTCATCCAATTTCCAGGTGCGTATAGGTACACCAGTTAGTGCATTGATAGAAGCTGTCGGCGGAATGCCTGAGGATACCGGGAAAGTGGTGAATGGTGGCCCCATGATGGGGAAAGCCGTCAGTAACCTTGAAGTGCCGGTCACCAAAGGCACCAGCGGTATTCTGGTATTTCCATCAGCCGAGTCCAGTCGCAAGCCCATTCTGAACTGCATTCGCTGTGGGCGATGCGCCACGGCTTGCCCCATGGGCCTGGAGCCTTACCTGCTGGGTGCCCTTTCGGACCAGAAACGAGATGAGGATTGCGAAAAGGAGAGGATCATGGACTGCATGGAATGCGGCTCGTGTCATTTTATTTGTCCTTCAGGCAGGCCACTGCTCGATCAGATCAGGGTGGGCAAGACCCGGGTGGGTACCATGATCCGAAAGCGCTCGCAACATTAA
- a CDS encoding RnfABCDGE type electron transport complex subunit D, with the protein MSLLTVSGSPHVHDSQSVSKIMFGVVVSLIPAMLVSFYFFGLAAILLTLTAVVSCIAVEYVIQKYMIKGPLTIFDGSAVITGILLAFNVPANLPLYMVVIGSIVAIGIGKMTFGGLGKNPFNPALVGRVFLMISFPVHMTNYPKPTAFSTQLTDIVTGPTPLAIMKEGLDKGESVAEIIPQIPEYGQLLLGQMGGSMGEISAIALLLGGLYMLYKKLITWHIPVAFLGTVLVFTGIFWLADPGYHFNPLYHLLSGGLMLGALYMATDMVTSPMSKRGMLIFGVGCGILTVIIRMFGAYPEGVAFSILIMNAFVPLINRSIKPRRFGEEVKNG; encoded by the coding sequence ATGAGTTTACTAACGGTATCGGGCTCGCCCCATGTGCATGACAGCCAGTCGGTCAGCAAGATCATGTTTGGCGTGGTCGTTTCGCTGATTCCGGCCATGCTGGTTTCCTTTTATTTTTTCGGCCTGGCTGCCATCCTGCTGACACTTACGGCAGTGGTCAGTTGCATTGCCGTGGAGTATGTCATCCAGAAATACATGATCAAGGGGCCCCTGACCATATTTGATGGTTCAGCGGTCATCACGGGCATCCTGCTGGCCTTTAACGTGCCTGCCAACCTCCCCTTGTATATGGTTGTGATTGGTTCGATTGTGGCTATAGGCATCGGTAAGATGACTTTTGGTGGTCTGGGAAAAAACCCCTTTAACCCCGCCCTGGTGGGCAGGGTATTCCTGATGATTTCCTTCCCGGTGCATATGACCAATTATCCCAAGCCTACCGCCTTTAGCACCCAGCTGACCGACATTGTTACTGGTCCCACCCCCCTCGCTATAATGAAGGAGGGTCTGGATAAGGGTGAATCGGTTGCCGAGATCATCCCACAGATACCTGAATATGGGCAATTGCTGCTTGGGCAAATGGGCGGTTCAATGGGTGAAATTTCAGCTATTGCGCTTTTGCTGGGCGGATTGTATATGTTGTATAAAAAACTGATCACCTGGCATATTCCGGTGGCCTTCCTGGGCACCGTGCTGGTTTTCACTGGCATCTTCTGGCTGGCTGATCCGGGTTATCATTTTAATCCTTTATATCATCTGTTATCAGGTGGCTTGATGCTAGGAGCCCTGTACATGGCCACCGACATGGTCACCAGTCCCATGAGCAAACGGGGCATGCTGATCTTTGGTGTGGGGTGTGGTATATTGACGGTGATTATTCGCATGTTCGGAGCCTATCCGGAAGGGGTAGCCTTTTCTATTTTAATTATGAATGCTTTTGTTCCGCTTATTAACCGTAGCATCAAACCCCGTCGTTTTGGGGAGGAGGTGAAAAATGGCTAA